A stretch of Lactuca sativa cultivar Salinas chromosome 6, Lsat_Salinas_v11, whole genome shotgun sequence DNA encodes these proteins:
- the LOC111886900 gene encoding uncharacterized protein LOC111886900 produces the protein MRRSGFRRREVDHDCYLKKLTSSYIILELNVDDVLIAGSNTQKINELKMQLTREFKTMNSGDTKLKKVLSMENSTDESNLERITGDEGKKKSTTLLEHKPRVNKNRFNQERGEIKLNKMLNSGCTAEGSLNSSKFNDPMPWIGIYVAAASLICAVAMAMDALHGFRYKKFWFPCKFFTLNATTLTVIAIAIKFSVDLNAAMPRRQDQLAKVSSSAFICMVMGNLLPSLGIMEDTELMMNIIALGILVITAITNICIQMGTGVIFEFWIEHAVIMLLMLILLAILCSLSIAIPTKKYYLDITYEKKAKKAKKVCFTRRNLSIAERLPQDLAKYWMMAYTSSPQFVIGRSAPCSASGAFCLFNMVILVESILRTRLMPWSFTFCNGDSDYKWSTTLVLISQTVAVAVGTISPAFRWFMTINFRCPKKAEKACVSEFVVERYWIKRLVMWQVQPLNFRICNRRLRKQLHGAKFQIFGLFIRGQKALVFSCKMIRFISIFFVGRFLRLYKFITRDNSVSCSDSEIEFRHNDNMDLSHYVIYLDGEEGLVDLMTENNSDATAHWIRMGEKQQPRNLIKLLEQSKCSSHVFKGVQEFDSDKVPSLGCGEPPNCWALPIVTLTSIAIAIPNIDQQQIEQLVCGVDEGLKYVCKIENYMDNKTELKHVRKTAEIVWAEVELYNRWLDVDLCKLGNQGETDVIKLLADIGKGKFMEFADKGMMFMNECLKEVPSRWPMKVLAANSMYRICETLLLEKHETSERLFEKISLTICNILTAALTNLQHVIISKCHQSPIEEREKSIRSAVLLFGKTKRILQVIDGNRLEDSDHGKLIHIDDWHLASKQMDTLYSMSSSSTDQDTAVSSPSDHMYILVE, from the exons caAA TTTGGAAAGAATAACCGGTGATGAAGGAAAAAAGAAGTCGACCACTTTATTGGAACACAAACCTAGAGTGAACAAGAACAGATTCAATCAAGAAAGAGGGGAAATCAAACTAAACAAGATGTTGAACAGCGGCTGCACGGCGGAGGGTTCCCTGAACAGCTCAAAATTCAATGATCCGATGCCGTGGATAGGCATATATGTAGCAGCAGCATCATTAATATGCGCCGTAGCCATGGCCATGGATGCCCTGCATGGTTTCAGGTACAAAAAATTCTGGTTTCCTTGCAAATTCTTCACCCTCAATGCCACGACTCTTACTGTTATAGCAATCGCCATCAAGTTTTCTGTCGATCTGAATGCCGCCATGCCCCGCCGCCAAGATCAGCTAGCAAAAGTCAGCAGCTCGGCCTTCATATGTATGGTGATGGGTAACTTACTGCCTTCTTTAGGAATCATGGAAGATACTGAACTCATGATGAACATTATAGCTTTGGGGATTCTTGTCATCACTGCGATCACCAACATCTGTATACAAATGGGTACCGGAGTTATCTTTGAATTTTGGATAGAACATGCTGTGATCATGCTTCTTATGCTTATTTTACTTGCAATCTTGTGTTCTTTATCAATAGCCATCCCAACTAAAAAGTATTATTTGGATATAACATACGAAAAGAAAGCCAAAAAAGCCAAAAAAGTTTGTTTCACTCGAAGAAATCTATCAATAGCCGAGAGGCTACCACAAGATTTAGCCAAGTATTGGATGATGGCATATACCTCTAGTCCGCAGTTTGTAATAGGACGTTCTGCACCATGTTCAGCTTCAGGAGCTTTTTGTCTTTTCAACATGGTGATCTTAGTAGAATCCATACTCAGAACTCGCCTCATGCCTTGGTCTTTTACATTTTGCAATGGAGATTCTGACTACAAATGGTCGACTACCCTTGTGCTCATCAGCCAAACAGTCGCAGTTGCAGTAGGAACAATTTCACCAGCTTTTAGATGGTTCATGACTATCAACTTCAGGTGTCCAAAAAAGGCAGAAAAGGCTTGTGTAAGTGAGTTTGTTGTGGAAAGGTATTGGATAAAGAGGCTGGTGATGTGGCAGGTTCAGCCATTGAATTTCAGAATCTGTAATCGGCGTTTAAGAAAACAGCTTCATGGTGCAAAATTTCAAATCTTCGGTTTGTTTATACGTGGTCAAAAGGCACTGGTTTTTTCATGCAAGATGATCAGGTTTATTTCAATTTTCTTTGTCGGGAGGTTCTTGAGGTTATACAAGTTCATTACAAGAGATAATAGTGTGTCTTGTAGTGACTCGGAGATTGAGTTCAGGCATAATGACAATATGGATCTAAGTCATTATGTGATTTATCTTGATGGAGAAGAAGGATTGGTGGATTTGATGACGGAAAACAATAGTGATGCCACTGCTCACTGGATCAGAATGGGAGAGAAGCAGCAGCCAAGAAATCTTATAAAACTTTTAGAGCAGTCAAAATGTTCAAGTCATGTATtcaaaggagtccaagagtttgaTAGTGATAAAGTTCCATCGTTGGGCTGTGGAGAACCTCCAAATTGTTGGGCTCTCCCAATCGTGACATTGACAAGCATCGCAATTGCAATCCCAAATATTGATCAACAACAAATCGAGCAATTAGTTTGTGGTGTAGATGAAGGCCTCAAGTATGTCTGCAAGATAGAAAATTACATGGACAACAAAACCGAACTGAAACATGTCAGGAAAACAGCAGAAATAGTCTGGGCGGAAGTTGAACTCTATAACAGGTGGCTAGACGTTGATCTTTGTAAGCTTGGAAATCAAGGAGAAACTGATGTTATCAAATTACTTGCTGATATCGGAAAGGGAAAATTCATGGAATTTGCTGATAAAGGCATGATGTTTATGAACGAGTGTTTAAAGGAGGTCCCATCACGATGGCCCATGAAGGTGTTGGCAGCAAATTCCATGTATAGAATATGTGAAACGCTCTTGTTGGAGAAACATGAAACCAGTGAAAGACTATTTGAGAAGATATCTCTCACGATCTGTAATATTTTAACAGCAGCTTTGACTAATCTCCAACATGTTATTATCAGCAAATGCCATCAGAGTCCGATTGAGGAAAGGGAGAAGAGTATCAGAAGTGCAGTTCTCCTTTTCGGGAAAACGAAAAGGATATTACAAGTTATTGATGGAAATAGGCTTGAAGATTCGGATCATGGAAAACTTATACACATCGATGACTGGCATCTAGCGAGCAAGCAGATGGATACACTGTACTCAATGTCTTCTTCTTCAACAGATCAGGATACAGCTGTCTCTAGTCCATCTGATCACATGTATATATTAGTTGAGTAA